A single region of the Solwaraspora sp. WMMD406 genome encodes:
- a CDS encoding glycoside hydrolase family 9 protein, with amino-acid sequence MRHGTWSVRPSGRNHHGTWLVRPAGRNRWHRRLAAAATAALLAAAVAVWGVPNPGAAAAPPFNYGEALQKSLLFYEAQQSGPLPEWNRVSWRGDSAMTDGADVGLDLTGGWYDAGDHVKFGFPMAFSTTMLAWGAVEYRAGYAASGQLPHLLNNLRFVNDYFIKAHPSPNVLYGQVGNGDDDHKWWGPAEVMPMARPAYKIDASCGGSDLAAETAAAMAASSMVFRPTDPAYADTLVRHARQLYTFADTVRKAYHECITDATSFYRSWSGYQDELVWGAIWLHRATGEASYLTKAETEYDSLGTEPQTTTRAYKWTLAWDNKQFGAYVLLAKLTGKQKYVDDANRWLDYWTVGVNGEKIRTSPGGMAVLDTWGALRYAANTAFAALVYSDQLTDPTRKTRYHDFAVRQINYALGDNPRNSSYVIGFGANPPQNPHHRTAHGSWWDSSQVPDETRHVLYGALVGGPSAPDDAYTDRRDDYIMNEVATDYNAGFTSAVVRLYQEFGGSPLANFPQPESPDIDEISVETTVMQNETRSTGVKVIIYNKSAFPARALTGATFRYYFVRDGAGAIEVTSPYSQGCPKPTTARQHVGDLWYVEVDCTGLTIAPAGQSAHRMEVQLKIGVAEGGTWNPANDPSYRSTAGPNPGVPLYDDGVLIWGQEPDGPPPSPTPTPSLSPSPSPSPSLSPSPTPTPSLSPTPSPNPTGQPPVLGCRVGYSTNDWSTGFTATVTITNTGSSPVNGWQLRFAFAGSQQVTQGWSATWTQSGNQVTATNASWNGALAPGASVGVGFNGSHSGGNPRPTSFTLNGVTCTVG; translated from the coding sequence ATGCGTCATGGCACCTGGTCGGTCCGGCCATCCGGCCGGAACCACCACGGCACATGGCTGGTCCGCCCAGCCGGCCGCAACCGATGGCACCGCCGGCTCGCCGCCGCCGCGACCGCCGCCCTTCTCGCGGCCGCCGTCGCGGTGTGGGGCGTCCCCAACCCGGGTGCCGCCGCCGCACCGCCGTTCAACTACGGTGAGGCGCTGCAGAAGTCGCTGCTCTTCTACGAGGCGCAGCAGTCCGGCCCGTTGCCCGAGTGGAACCGGGTCTCCTGGCGCGGCGACTCGGCGATGACCGACGGCGCCGACGTCGGCCTGGACCTCACCGGCGGGTGGTACGACGCCGGCGACCACGTCAAGTTCGGCTTCCCGATGGCCTTCTCCACCACGATGCTCGCCTGGGGCGCGGTCGAGTACCGGGCCGGGTACGCCGCCTCAGGGCAGCTGCCGCACCTGCTCAACAACCTGCGGTTCGTCAACGACTACTTCATCAAGGCCCACCCGTCGCCCAACGTGCTCTACGGTCAGGTCGGCAACGGCGACGACGACCACAAGTGGTGGGGGCCGGCCGAGGTGATGCCGATGGCGCGTCCGGCGTACAAGATCGACGCCAGCTGTGGTGGCTCGGACCTGGCGGCGGAGACGGCGGCGGCGATGGCCGCCTCGTCGATGGTGTTCCGGCCGACCGACCCGGCGTACGCCGACACGCTGGTCCGGCACGCCCGCCAGCTGTACACCTTCGCCGACACCGTACGCAAGGCGTACCACGAGTGCATCACCGACGCGACCAGCTTCTACCGCTCCTGGAGCGGCTACCAGGACGAACTCGTCTGGGGCGCGATCTGGCTGCACCGGGCCACCGGTGAGGCGTCCTACCTGACCAAGGCCGAGACCGAGTACGACAGTCTCGGCACCGAGCCGCAGACCACCACCCGGGCCTACAAGTGGACCCTCGCGTGGGACAACAAGCAGTTCGGCGCGTACGTGCTGCTGGCCAAGCTGACCGGCAAGCAGAAGTACGTCGACGACGCCAACCGGTGGCTGGACTACTGGACCGTCGGCGTCAACGGGGAAAAGATCCGCACCTCGCCGGGCGGGATGGCCGTCCTCGACACCTGGGGCGCGCTGCGCTACGCCGCGAACACGGCGTTCGCCGCGCTGGTCTACAGCGATCAGCTCACCGACCCGACCCGCAAGACCCGCTACCACGACTTCGCGGTACGGCAGATCAACTACGCACTCGGTGACAACCCGCGCAACTCCAGCTACGTCATCGGCTTCGGGGCGAATCCGCCGCAGAACCCGCACCACCGCACCGCACACGGCTCCTGGTGGGACAGCTCCCAGGTGCCCGACGAGACCCGGCACGTGCTGTACGGAGCCCTGGTCGGCGGCCCGTCGGCACCCGACGACGCCTACACCGACCGGCGTGACGACTACATCATGAACGAAGTAGCCACCGACTACAACGCCGGCTTCACCTCCGCAGTGGTCCGCCTCTACCAGGAGTTCGGCGGGTCCCCGCTGGCGAACTTCCCGCAACCCGAGTCGCCGGACATCGACGAGATCTCCGTCGAGACCACCGTGATGCAGAACGAGACCCGGTCCACCGGCGTCAAGGTCATCATCTACAACAAGTCGGCCTTCCCGGCCCGGGCGCTGACCGGGGCCACCTTCCGCTACTACTTCGTCCGGGACGGTGCCGGCGCGATCGAGGTGACCAGCCCGTACAGCCAGGGCTGTCCGAAGCCGACCACCGCCCGACAGCACGTCGGCGATCTGTGGTATGTCGAGGTCGACTGCACCGGGCTGACCATCGCCCCGGCCGGCCAGTCGGCCCACCGGATGGAGGTACAGCTCAAGATCGGTGTCGCCGAAGGTGGCACCTGGAACCCGGCGAACGACCCGTCCTACCGGTCCACGGCCGGACCGAACCCGGGCGTGCCGCTGTACGACGACGGGGTGCTGATCTGGGGTCAGGAACCGGACGGTCCGCCGCCGTCGCCCACCCCCACTCCGTCGCTGTCACCCAGCCCCAGCCCGTCGCCGTCGCTGTCGCCGTCGCCCACCCCGACGCCGTCGCTGTCGCCCACCCCGAGCCCGAACCCCACCGGACAGCCGCCGGTGCTCGGCTGCCGGGTCGGCTACAGCACGAACGACTGGTCGACCGGCTTCACCGCCACCGTGACCATCACCAACACCGGCTCGTCGCCGGTCAACGGATGGCAGCTGCGGTTCGCCTTCGCGGGTAGCCAGCAGGTAACCCAGGGCTGGTCGGCCACCTGGACGCAGAGTGGCAATCAGGTCACCGCCACCAACGCGAGCTGGAACGGTGCGCTGGCACCGGGAGCCAGCGTCGGGGTCGGATTCAACGGTTCGCATTCCGGCGGCAACCCCCGGCCGACGTCGTTCACCCTCAACGGCGTGACCTGTACGGTCGGCTGA
- a CDS encoding GNAT family N-acetyltransferase, translating into MALWRIRATVDDRPGYLAVLTASLALRAVNILAVQVHTTEAGAVDDFLVDAPESMTEADLIAAVERGRGRDSWVSRAEARGLADQPTRALALANRLVRDPEALGDVLRTMLGASSVTWRPAPTTATAGRAADTMRLPDPAGGCYDVVRREPSFTPAEFARAQALVELATAVSRRSGDHATLLLADGAELVLRPAGADDLGALRAMLDRCSAPEGTVGAFGRSVPATMVRLRRLVHQPRGLLLVAVESGGTGDGDRIVGVGQLVVEGAVGEVALLVEDVWRRRGVGTALLRRLAAHAGRSGQVALVAHVAADDLGILRTLARLRRPGSVDRDGELMSVTVPLVDRPIDVAAPTPATTT; encoded by the coding sequence ATGGCGCTGTGGCGGATCAGGGCAACGGTGGACGACCGGCCGGGCTACCTGGCCGTGTTGACCGCGAGCCTCGCACTGCGTGCGGTCAACATCCTCGCTGTACAGGTACACACCACCGAGGCTGGCGCGGTGGACGACTTCCTGGTCGACGCGCCGGAATCGATGACCGAAGCCGACCTGATCGCCGCCGTGGAGCGCGGCCGGGGCCGGGATTCGTGGGTTTCTCGGGCCGAGGCCCGAGGTCTGGCGGATCAGCCGACCCGGGCGCTGGCGCTGGCCAACCGGCTGGTCCGCGACCCGGAGGCGCTCGGTGACGTCCTACGTACGATGCTCGGTGCCAGCTCGGTGACGTGGCGTCCGGCACCCACCACGGCGACCGCCGGGCGGGCCGCCGACACCATGCGCCTGCCGGATCCCGCTGGCGGTTGCTATGACGTCGTCCGGCGGGAGCCGAGTTTCACGCCCGCCGAGTTCGCCCGGGCGCAGGCGCTCGTCGAGCTGGCCACCGCCGTCAGCCGTCGTTCGGGTGACCACGCGACGCTGCTGCTCGCCGACGGCGCCGAGTTGGTGCTCCGGCCGGCCGGCGCGGACGACCTCGGCGCGCTGCGTGCCATGCTCGACCGCTGCTCCGCACCGGAAGGCACCGTGGGAGCGTTCGGCAGGTCCGTGCCGGCGACGATGGTCCGGCTGCGGCGGTTGGTGCACCAGCCGCGTGGGTTGCTGCTCGTCGCGGTGGAGTCCGGCGGCACCGGCGACGGTGACCGGATCGTCGGCGTCGGACAGTTGGTGGTCGAAGGCGCCGTCGGTGAGGTGGCGCTGCTGGTCGAAGACGTCTGGCGGCGTCGAGGCGTCGGTACGGCTCTGCTGCGGCGGCTGGCCGCGCACGCTGGCCGGTCCGGTCAGGTGGCGCTGGTCGCGCACGTCGCCGCCGATGATCTCGGCATCCTGCGGACGTTGGCCCGGCTGCGCCGTCCGGGTTCGGTGGACCGTGATGGAGAATTGATGAGCGTCACGGTGCCGTTGGTCGATCGGCCGATCGACGTCGCGGCACCGACTCCCGCCACCACGACCTAG
- a CDS encoding amino acid-binding protein: protein MLLRVRVTLPDRPGALGQIARTLGVAGADIVQVTVLERLGGRAVDDFTVVWPGAARVDRLLAGLAAIPGVQVDGVWRAIGTPVTGGQDAELLAQVAANPIDGLATLVDAVPGLLAADWAAAAVVPADWAIRSGSRSPAGAPTATGVVGGEHPAAGAELRFDDPGPVGDAFLGALVLPIDDAPTGGEPAVAYASWRAPVPLRLPEVTPLRARPMDGPDGVRYASVPFGRAGLVLMVARSDGGDGVPAAAFHVTEVDRIAQLVRAATVILGDRLDLVTADPVPLRQ, encoded by the coding sequence ATGTTGCTGAGGGTTCGCGTGACCCTGCCGGACCGGCCCGGTGCACTCGGCCAGATCGCCCGTACGTTGGGCGTGGCGGGCGCGGACATCGTCCAGGTGACGGTATTGGAACGTCTGGGCGGGCGCGCCGTTGACGACTTCACCGTCGTCTGGCCGGGAGCCGCCCGGGTGGACCGGCTGCTCGCCGGCCTGGCCGCGATTCCGGGCGTGCAGGTGGACGGGGTCTGGCGGGCGATCGGCACGCCGGTCACCGGTGGCCAGGACGCCGAACTGCTCGCCCAGGTGGCGGCCAACCCGATCGACGGACTGGCCACCCTGGTCGACGCCGTACCCGGACTGCTCGCGGCGGACTGGGCCGCCGCCGCGGTGGTACCGGCGGACTGGGCGATCCGGAGCGGTTCCCGGTCGCCGGCCGGTGCCCCGACCGCGACCGGTGTGGTCGGTGGGGAGCATCCAGCGGCCGGTGCCGAGCTCCGCTTCGACGATCCCGGGCCGGTCGGTGATGCCTTTCTCGGTGCCTTGGTGCTACCGATCGACGATGCGCCGACCGGCGGCGAGCCAGCGGTCGCCTATGCCAGCTGGCGGGCTCCAGTGCCGCTGCGGCTGCCCGAGGTCACTCCGTTGCGGGCCCGTCCGATGGACGGACCGGACGGTGTCCGGTATGCCTCGGTGCCCTTCGGCCGCGCCGGCCTGGTGCTGATGGTGGCCCGGTCCGACGGCGGCGACGGTGTGCCGGCGGCGGCGTTCCACGTCACCGAGGTGGACCGGATCGCCCAGCTCGTTCGGGCGGCGACCGTGATCCTGGGTGACCGGCTCGATCTGGTCACGGCCGATCCGGTGCCGCTGCGGCAGTGA
- a CDS encoding LacI family DNA-binding transcriptional regulator produces MTTQRTRSLGRPTLDAVAARAGVGRGTVSRVVNGSPQVSPEARAAVQQAIAELGYVPNRAARALVTQRTDSVALVVSESEERVFGEPFFAGIVRGISSGLLDTTMQLWLAMAQSPAERERVEHHLTNQHVDGVLLLSLHDSDPLPTLLEQRGLPSVLGGRPARMLHPDARPAYFVDVDNAGGARLAVEYLLARGRRRVATIAGPQDMGVGVARLTGYHEAIRYNGQPATASLIAYGDFSEGSGTAAMRRLLEYNPDLDAVFVASDLMACGALRALREAGRRVPDDVAVVGFEDAPIARQSDPPLTTVYQPVEEMGRQMARLLLSRIRRDELPVPYVLLQTHMVPRASA; encoded by the coding sequence ATGACAACCCAGCGCACCCGGTCACTCGGGCGGCCCACCCTCGACGCGGTCGCCGCGCGGGCGGGGGTGGGACGGGGTACGGTGTCCCGCGTCGTCAACGGTTCGCCCCAGGTCAGTCCGGAGGCGCGAGCCGCGGTCCAGCAGGCGATCGCCGAGTTGGGGTACGTGCCGAACCGGGCCGCCCGGGCGCTGGTGACCCAGCGGACCGACTCGGTGGCGCTGGTGGTGTCCGAGTCCGAGGAACGGGTGTTCGGTGAGCCGTTCTTCGCCGGGATCGTCCGGGGGATCAGCTCCGGTCTGCTCGACACTACGATGCAGCTCTGGCTGGCGATGGCCCAGTCGCCGGCCGAACGGGAGCGGGTCGAGCATCACCTGACCAATCAGCACGTGGACGGGGTCCTGCTGCTGTCGCTGCACGACTCCGATCCGTTGCCGACCCTGCTCGAACAGCGTGGACTGCCCAGTGTGCTCGGCGGGCGGCCGGCGCGGATGCTGCATCCGGACGCCCGCCCGGCATACTTCGTCGACGTGGACAACGCCGGGGGCGCGCGACTCGCGGTGGAGTACCTGCTCGCCCGGGGCCGTCGTCGGGTGGCGACCATCGCCGGGCCGCAGGACATGGGCGTCGGGGTGGCCCGGTTGACCGGCTACCACGAGGCGATCCGGTACAACGGTCAACCGGCCACCGCGAGCCTGATCGCGTACGGCGACTTCAGTGAGGGCAGCGGCACCGCCGCGATGCGCCGGCTCCTGGAGTACAACCCGGACCTGGACGCGGTTTTCGTCGCCTCCGACCTGATGGCCTGCGGGGCGTTACGGGCACTGCGGGAGGCGGGCCGTCGAGTCCCCGACGACGTGGCGGTGGTCGGGTTCGAGGACGCGCCGATCGCCCGCCAGTCGGATCCGCCGCTGACCACCGTCTACCAGCCGGTGGAGGAGATGGGCCGGCAGATGGCCCGGCTGCTGTTGTCGCGAATTCGCCGCGACGAACTCCCGGTGCCCTATGTCCTGCTGCAAACGCACATGGTGCCGCGCGCGTCGGCGTGA
- a CDS encoding GH1 family beta-glucosidase, with the protein MTKATSPQAAELGEGSGQLFFPPGFLWGAATAAYQIEGAASVDGRTPSIWDTFSHTPGKVLGGDSGDVACDHYHRYRDDVGLMAELGLKSYRFSVSWPRVQPGGSGAANQAGLDFYRRLVDELLQHDIEPWLTLYHWDLPQPLEDAGGWPERDTAARFADYAELVHGALGDRVRYWTTLNEPWCSAFLGYGSGVHAPGRTDGGDSVRAAHHLMLGHGLAVQAMRAARPDHDFGVTLNLYAVSPQTDSDADRDAARRIDGLANRIFLDPILHGRYPQDVVEDLRPVTDLAHVRDGDLDVIATPLDVLGINYYTRHVVAAPTGSPDGDEPSNWPGSEQVRFVARGLPVTDMGWEVDAPGLVEVLRRVHDEYPEVPIYITENGSAYVDEVTNDKVDDPDRLAYFDAHLRACHEAISAGVPVRGYFAWSLMDNFEWAWGYSKRFGMIHVDYDSQLRIPKSSARWYADVIRRNGLAAQ; encoded by the coding sequence GTGACAAAAGCAACGAGTCCGCAGGCAGCTGAGCTCGGGGAGGGTTCCGGGCAGCTTTTCTTCCCACCCGGATTCCTCTGGGGTGCCGCCACTGCGGCTTACCAGATCGAGGGGGCCGCGAGCGTCGACGGCCGGACACCATCGATCTGGGACACCTTCAGTCACACCCCGGGGAAGGTGCTCGGCGGCGACAGCGGTGACGTGGCCTGCGACCATTACCACCGGTACCGCGACGACGTCGGGCTGATGGCCGAGCTCGGGCTCAAGTCCTACCGGTTCTCGGTGTCCTGGCCGCGGGTCCAGCCCGGTGGCAGCGGGGCGGCCAACCAGGCCGGGCTCGACTTCTACCGCCGGCTCGTGGACGAGTTGTTGCAGCACGACATCGAGCCGTGGCTTACCCTCTACCACTGGGATCTGCCGCAGCCGTTGGAGGACGCGGGTGGCTGGCCCGAGCGGGACACGGCGGCCCGGTTCGCCGACTACGCCGAACTGGTGCACGGCGCGCTGGGCGACCGGGTGCGGTACTGGACCACGTTGAACGAGCCCTGGTGCTCGGCGTTCCTCGGGTACGGCTCCGGGGTGCACGCCCCGGGGCGTACCGACGGTGGCGACTCGGTCCGCGCCGCGCACCACCTGATGCTCGGCCACGGCCTCGCCGTGCAGGCGATGCGAGCGGCGCGGCCGGACCACGACTTCGGCGTCACCCTGAATCTGTACGCGGTGTCGCCGCAGACGGACTCCGACGCCGATCGGGATGCCGCCCGCCGGATCGACGGCCTGGCCAACCGGATCTTCCTCGACCCGATCCTGCACGGGCGGTACCCGCAGGACGTGGTGGAGGACCTGCGTCCGGTGACCGATCTGGCGCACGTCCGCGACGGGGATCTCGACGTCATCGCCACCCCGCTCGACGTGCTCGGGATCAACTACTACACCCGGCACGTGGTCGCCGCGCCAACCGGATCGCCGGACGGGGACGAGCCGTCCAACTGGCCGGGCAGCGAACAGGTCCGGTTCGTGGCCCGTGGGCTGCCGGTCACCGACATGGGCTGGGAGGTCGACGCGCCGGGACTGGTCGAGGTCCTGCGGCGGGTGCACGACGAGTACCCCGAGGTGCCGATCTACATCACCGAGAACGGGTCGGCCTACGTCGACGAGGTGACCAACGACAAAGTTGATGATCCGGACAGGCTGGCGTATTTCGACGCGCATCTGCGGGCCTGTCACGAAGCGATCTCGGCCGGAGTGCCGGTGCGGGGCTACTTCGCGTGGTCTTTGATGGATAATTTCGAATGGGCCTGGGGCTATTCGAAGCGCTTCGGCATGATCCACGTCGACTACGACAGCCAGCTTCGGATCCCCAAGTCGAGCGCCAGGTGGTACGCCGATGTGATCCGACGTAACGGTCTGGCCGCACAATAG